In one Modestobacter sp. L9-4 genomic region, the following are encoded:
- a CDS encoding DUF445 domain-containing protein yields the protein MPAPTPNVPLTGSLDDPARARDLARMKRLATGLFLLAAAVFLACVLFGGDHAWVGYVRATAEASMVGALADWFAVTALFRHPLGLPIPHTAVIPRKKDQIGTSLGTFVQENFLTRTVVEERLDGVDVPGRLGAFLATPGRAERLAGDAGKALGALTDLIEDDEVQQAVSGFVDRKLRETPAAPGLARVLELAVDGDRHQEVLSAGLSGLAEFLADNRLVFRARLGAASPSWVPDWVDDRVFDRVFELMRGFLAEVGADRDHPVRAVYDRRLRAYVHALRTDPEAAARVEQFKAEVLDHPAVRTWSGSLWSTAKNGAITAAADPDSELRTRVVRLIRAGAGLLQTDPTIRELVQRQFRRGAGWAVERFAGDAADLVGTTVARWDTEETSKRIELQVGRDLQWIRVNGTVVGGLAGLVIYTVAQLLS from the coding sequence GTGCCGGCCCCCACCCCGAACGTCCCGCTCACCGGCTCGCTGGACGACCCGGCCCGGGCCCGCGACCTGGCCCGGATGAAGCGGCTGGCGACCGGCCTGTTCCTGCTGGCCGCAGCGGTCTTCCTGGCCTGCGTGCTGTTCGGCGGCGACCACGCCTGGGTCGGCTACGTCCGGGCCACCGCCGAGGCGTCGATGGTCGGGGCGCTGGCCGACTGGTTCGCCGTGACCGCGCTGTTCCGGCACCCGCTCGGGCTCCCCATCCCGCACACCGCGGTCATCCCGCGCAAGAAGGACCAGATCGGCACCAGCCTGGGCACCTTCGTGCAGGAGAACTTCCTCACCCGCACCGTCGTCGAGGAGCGCCTGGACGGCGTCGACGTCCCCGGCCGGCTGGGCGCCTTCCTCGCCACCCCCGGGCGGGCCGAGCGGCTGGCCGGTGACGCCGGGAAGGCGCTGGGCGCGCTGACCGACCTCATCGAGGACGACGAGGTGCAGCAGGCCGTCTCCGGGTTCGTCGACCGCAAGCTCCGCGAGACGCCGGCCGCCCCGGGGCTCGCCCGCGTGCTGGAGCTGGCCGTGGACGGCGACCGGCACCAGGAGGTGCTGTCGGCGGGGCTGTCCGGGCTGGCGGAGTTCCTGGCCGACAACCGGCTGGTGTTCCGCGCCCGGCTGGGCGCCGCCTCGCCGTCCTGGGTGCCCGACTGGGTCGACGACCGGGTGTTCGACCGGGTCTTCGAGCTGATGCGCGGCTTCCTGGCCGAGGTGGGCGCCGACCGCGACCACCCGGTGCGGGCCGTCTACGACCGGCGGCTGCGCGCCTACGTGCACGCGCTGCGCACCGACCCCGAGGCCGCCGCCCGGGTCGAGCAGTTCAAGGCCGAGGTGCTCGACCACCCGGCCGTGCGCACCTGGTCCGGGTCGCTGTGGAGCACCGCCAAGAACGGCGCCATCACCGCCGCCGCCGACCCGGACTCCGAGCTGCGGACCCGCGTGGTGCGGCTGATCCGGGCCGGCGCCGGGCTGCTGCAGACCGACCCGACGATCCGCGAGCTGGTGCAGCGGCAGTTCCGCCGGGGCGCCGGCTGGGCGGTCGAGCGCTTCGCCGGTGACGCCGCCGACCTGGTGGGCACCACCGTGGCCCGCTGGGACACCGAGGAGACCAGCAAGCGGATCGAGCTGCAGGTGGGCCGGGACCTGCAGTGGATCCGGGTCAACGGCACCGTGGTCGGTGGCCTGGCCGGCCTGGTCATCTACACCGTGGCGCAGCTGCTGTCCTGA
- a CDS encoding S1C family serine protease, with product MSEHNRPADDTGHSTDPQGSSAWAPQQPNGAASPQQPLGGQAPYGEQPQHGGQAPYGAQPHGAQPPYGAQPGYGAQPPYGAGQHPDAQPTQQFPPAGAAPQQGHPGQQTQQFGAAQPWPPAGYGTPGYHQATAQPGGLPPAFQPTAPAKPARNGRLRLGIAGGLVAAALIGGGAGAGVMALSDDGTIGSASAPTAQTVVINDPKTATTATAAAGKASPSVVTIYVSSGSGSGSGSGVIMSADGYVVTNNHVVTLDSSTEQATVQVRTADGTLYAATVVGTDPTSDLAVVKLTDASGLTPAVFADSSAVQVGDAAVAIGAPLGLSNTVTDGIISATNRAVQTGSTQDDSTVIDAIQTDAAINPGNSGGALVNAAGEVVGINTAIASVATADVPGQQSSQSGNIGVGFAIPANTAQRIAQEIKDTGKASHALLGVSASTASSAGSAVGSGAQLAAVSAGSPAADAGLQVGDVITAVGDRVVTTSTELTAAVRSSKPGDSVTLTIRRGQSSSKVDVTLDAASD from the coding sequence GTGAGCGAGCACAACCGCCCGGCCGACGACACCGGGCACAGCACGGACCCCCAGGGCAGCTCCGCCTGGGCACCCCAGCAGCCGAACGGTGCCGCGTCCCCACAGCAGCCCCTCGGCGGCCAGGCCCCCTACGGCGAGCAGCCGCAGCACGGCGGCCAGGCTCCCTACGGAGCGCAGCCCCACGGTGCGCAGCCGCCCTACGGCGCCCAGCCCGGCTACGGGGCACAGCCGCCCTACGGGGCCGGGCAGCACCCCGACGCCCAGCCGACGCAGCAGTTCCCGCCGGCCGGTGCCGCACCCCAGCAGGGGCACCCCGGCCAGCAGACCCAGCAGTTCGGCGCCGCGCAGCCCTGGCCGCCGGCCGGCTACGGCACCCCGGGCTACCACCAGGCGACCGCCCAGCCCGGTGGCCTGCCGCCGGCCTTCCAGCCGACCGCTCCGGCGAAGCCGGCCCGCAACGGCCGGCTGCGCCTCGGCATCGCCGGCGGCCTGGTCGCCGCCGCCCTCATCGGCGGTGGCGCGGGAGCCGGCGTGATGGCCCTGAGCGACGACGGCACGATCGGCTCGGCGAGTGCGCCCACCGCGCAGACCGTCGTCATCAACGACCCGAAGACGGCGACCACCGCGACCGCCGCGGCCGGCAAGGCCTCCCCCAGCGTCGTGACCATCTACGTCAGCTCGGGCTCCGGGTCCGGCTCCGGGTCGGGCGTGATCATGTCCGCCGACGGCTACGTGGTCACCAACAACCACGTCGTCACCCTGGACAGCTCCACCGAGCAGGCCACCGTCCAGGTGCGCACCGCCGACGGCACGCTCTACGCCGCCACGGTCGTGGGCACCGACCCGACATCGGACCTCGCGGTGGTGAAGCTGACCGACGCCAGCGGGCTCACCCCCGCGGTGTTCGCGGACTCCAGCGCCGTGCAGGTCGGCGACGCCGCGGTGGCGATCGGCGCCCCCCTGGGGCTGTCCAACACGGTCACCGACGGCATCATCAGCGCCACGAACCGCGCGGTGCAGACCGGGTCGACGCAGGACGACAGCACGGTGATCGACGCGATCCAGACCGACGCGGCGATCAACCCGGGCAACTCCGGTGGCGCGCTGGTCAACGCCGCCGGCGAGGTCGTCGGCATCAACACCGCGATCGCCTCGGTCGCCACCGCCGACGTCCCCGGTCAGCAGTCCAGCCAGAGCGGCAACATCGGCGTCGGCTTCGCCATCCCGGCCAACACCGCGCAGCGGATCGCCCAGGAGATCAAGGACACCGGCAAGGCCAGCCACGCCCTGCTCGGCGTCAGCGCCAGCACCGCGTCGTCCGCGGGCTCGGCCGTCGGCAGCGGCGCCCAGCTGGCCGCGGTGTCCGCCGGCTCCCCGGCCGCCGACGCCGGCCTGCAGGTGGGCGACGTCATCACCGCGGTCGGCGACCGGGTGGTCACCACCTCCACGGAGCTGACCGCCGCCGTCCGCAGCTCCAAGCCCGGCGACTCGGTCACGCTGACCATCCGCCGCGGCCAGAGCAGCTCGAAGGTCGACGTCACCCTCGACGCCGCGTCCGACTGA
- a CDS encoding NAD-binding protein, translating into MGRKTVWAGEAGTGSRLKMACNAWLISISVGTAQSIALARGLGLDPQLFLDAVDGGPMDTPYAKMKGKNMITGEHPVSFGLTGATKDAVLIQAALQAAGVSDRFDAAAVETMQLAIDRLPDPGAVDLSALIVGLEQRD; encoded by the coding sequence CTGGGCCGCAAGACGGTCTGGGCGGGCGAGGCCGGCACCGGGAGCCGGCTGAAGATGGCGTGCAACGCCTGGCTGATCTCGATCAGCGTGGGCACCGCCCAGTCGATCGCGCTGGCCCGCGGGCTCGGGCTGGACCCGCAGCTGTTCCTCGACGCCGTCGACGGCGGCCCGATGGACACCCCCTACGCGAAGATGAAGGGCAAGAACATGATCACCGGCGAGCACCCGGTGAGCTTCGGGCTGACCGGTGCGACCAAGGACGCCGTGTTGATCCAGGCCGCGCTGCAGGCCGCGGGCGTCTCCGACCGGTTCGACGCCGCCGCGGTCGAGACCATGCAGCTGGCGATCGACCGGCTGCCCGACCCGGGCGCGGTGGACCTCAGCGCGCTGATCGTCGGCCTGGAGCAGCGGGACTGA
- a CDS encoding Gfo/Idh/MocA family protein, whose amino-acid sequence MSTTGTRWGVLGTAGIARSRFLPALAEAGGEAVVVGGRDGARAAEFAAAHGVARGVTGYAAVLEDPAVQAVYVPLPNPLHAEWAVAALEAGKAVLCEKPLCVDADQARRVLAVAERAALPLWEAFVFPFTAQHRRLVELLADGAIGELREISGSFHFQLGRSEDIRLSAATAGGALADVGCYPLRLAAELFGGPALTAAASAVRGAEVEVELAALVDYPDDRRLLLSCGFRRGADTTTVLSGTEGTIRLEDPYHPRPDSTLELRRPGAEPVVERPTADRWSFTAALRHVDAVLAGAEVPRHTALESSLAVAEAMDLVRAAAR is encoded by the coding sequence ATGTCCACCACGGGGACCCGCTGGGGCGTGCTCGGCACCGCCGGCATCGCCCGCTCCCGTTTCCTCCCGGCGCTGGCCGAGGCCGGTGGTGAGGCGGTGGTCGTGGGCGGCCGGGACGGCGCCCGCGCGGCCGAGTTCGCCGCCGCGCACGGGGTCGCCCGCGGCGTGACCGGCTACGCCGCGGTGCTCGAGGACCCGGCCGTGCAGGCGGTCTACGTGCCGCTGCCCAACCCGCTGCACGCCGAGTGGGCGGTCGCGGCGCTGGAGGCGGGCAAGGCGGTGCTCTGCGAGAAGCCGCTGTGCGTCGACGCCGACCAGGCCCGGCGCGTGCTGGCGGTGGCCGAACGGGCCGCGCTGCCGCTGTGGGAGGCGTTCGTCTTCCCGTTCACCGCCCAGCACCGGCGGCTGGTGGAGCTGCTGGCAGACGGCGCGATCGGCGAGCTGCGGGAGATCTCGGGCAGCTTCCACTTCCAGCTCGGCCGCAGCGAGGACATCCGGCTGTCCGCGGCGACGGCCGGGGGCGCGCTGGCCGACGTCGGCTGCTACCCGCTGCGGCTGGCGGCCGAGCTCTTCGGCGGCCCGGCGCTCACCGCCGCCGCGTCCGCGGTGCGCGGCGCCGAGGTCGAGGTGGAGCTGGCCGCCCTGGTCGACTACCCCGACGACCGACGGCTGCTGCTGTCCTGCGGCTTCCGGCGCGGCGCCGACACCACGACGGTGCTCAGCGGCACCGAGGGCACGATCCGCCTGGAGGACCCGTACCACCCGCGTCCGGACAGCACCCTGGAGCTGCGCCGTCCCGGGGCGGAGCCGGTGGTCGAGCGGCCGACCGCCGACCGGTGGTCCTTCACCGCCGCCCTGCGCCACGTCGACGCCGTCCTGGCCGGCGCGGAGGTGCCCCGGCACACCGCGCTGGAGTCCTCCCTGGCCGTCGCCGAGGCGATGGACCTCGTGCGGGCGGCGGCCCGATGA